A single genomic interval of Panthera uncia isolate 11264 chromosome A1 unlocalized genomic scaffold, Puncia_PCG_1.0 HiC_scaffold_17, whole genome shotgun sequence harbors:
- the TXNDC15 gene encoding thioredoxin domain-containing protein 15, with translation MAARNRARARAPDSPPPGLLGVGSATRVAVRGSPCVLGGGSASRPPRAMRLFGWWQLLLWVLGPPACGLEVAEEHSHLLSEEQSAPALQAGALSVGEEQPSRGQAGQDRSAGDSSAVLGLDTGGDHVVMLSVIPGEAEAEARLGRELSSGTCGAGGEEDSRCSLREHLFSLDGARASFPDREEEYYPEPDVADVDPAPPEDSNNTESLKSPKVNCEERNVTGLENSTLKILNMSQDLMDFLNPNGSDCTLVLFYTPWCRFSASLAPHFNSLPRAFPALHFLALDASQHSSLSTRFGTVAVPNILLFQGAKPMARFNHTDRTLETLKIFIFNQTGIEAKKNVVVTQADQIGPLPSTLIKSVDWLLVFSLFFLISFIMYATIRTESIRWLIPGQEQEHAE, from the exons ATGGCGGCACGGAATCGCGCTCGCGCTCGCGCTCCcgactcccctcccccaggcctcttGGGGGTTGGGAGCGCAACGCGCGTAGCCGTGCGCGGGTCGCCCTGCGTCCTGGGTGGTGGTTCCGCCAGCCGCCCGCCCCGCGCCATGCGTCTCTTCGGCTGGTGGCAGCTCCTGCTTTGGGTGCTGGGGCCTCCTGCCTGCGGCCTGGAGG TTGCAGAGGAACACAGTCACTTGCTGTCGGAGGAACAGTCTGCGCCGGCTCTGCAGGCAGGGGCCCTGTCGGTGGGTGAGGAGCAGCCCTCCCGCGGCCAGGCGGGCCAGGACAGATCAGCCGGAGACTCGAGCGCAGTGCTGGGGCTGGACACGGGTGGTGACCACGTGGTGATGCTGTCTGTGATCCCCGgggaggctgaggctgaggcCAGGCTGGGCCGTGAGCTGAGCAGCGGCACCTGCGGGGCCGGAGGGGAGGAGGACTCACGCTGCAGTCTCCGAGAGCATCTGTTCTCTCTGGATGGCGCCCGGGCGAGCTTCCCCGACCGAGAAGAGGAGTAttacccagagcccgacgtggccGACGTGGATCCAGCCCCGCCCGAGGACTCCAATAACACCGAGAGTCTGAAATCCCCCAAGGTGAACTGTGAGGAGAGAAATGTGACTGGTTTGGAGAACTCcactctgaaaattttaaatatgtcacaG GACCTCATGGATTTTCTAAACCCAAATGGTAGTGACTGCACCCTAGTCCTGTTTTACACCCCGTGGTGCCGATTTTCTGCCAGTTTGGCCCCTCATTTTAATTCTCTGCCCCGGGCATTTCCAGCTCTTCATTTTTTGGCACTGGATGCATCTCAGCACAGCAG CCTTTCTACCAGGTTTGGCACCGTAGCGGTTCCTAACATCTTGTTATTTCAAGGAGCTAAACCAATGGCTAGATTTAATCATACAGACCGAACATTGGAAACActgaaaatcttcatttttaaccaGACAG GTATAGAAGCCAAGAAAAATGTGGTGGTAACTCAAGCTGACCAAATAGGCCCTCTTCCCAGCACTTTGATAAAAAGTGTGGACTGGCTGcttgtattttccttattctttttaattagttttattatGTATGCTACCATTCGAACTGAGAGCATCCGGTGGCTCATTCCAGGACAAGAGCAGGAACATGCGGAGTAG